One window of Deltaproteobacteria bacterium genomic DNA carries:
- a CDS encoding PAS domain S-box protein → MTDKTDAIRRSAVLENAVENTNEAFITIDARHQVVFFNKAAERIFGYDRGEVVGYDLDRIMTPTCARNHREAVARYVSTRIPRRIGHDTEIVVTRKNGETFPASISFSVSEAGGETYFTGIIRDLTEIKALQDQLIQSERLAALGQFVAEVSHEIKNPLMMIGGFARQLAKEIDDEKALSKLNIIVTEVARLENLLNEFRDLYSPKRLDMEDIDVNALVKEVYDFVRDDCNMKHIQAEFTPAPGDLTVTGDRAKLEQVLLNLTKNAMEAMETGGHLWLETRRREKRVEIVVADDGCGISEAQQAKVFSPFFTGKKKGSGLGLSVSKNIVAQHPHSTLTFQSRKGKGTVFTLSMPLKGDA, encoded by the coding sequence ATGACTGACAAGACCGATGCAATCAGGCGCAGCGCGGTTCTCGAGAATGCGGTCGAGAATACCAACGAGGCATTTATCACCATCGACGCCCGCCACCAGGTGGTCTTCTTCAACAAGGCCGCGGAAAGGATCTTCGGCTATGACCGGGGGGAGGTGGTGGGGTATGATCTTGACCGGATCATGACCCCTACGTGCGCCCGGAATCACCGGGAGGCCGTAGCGAGATACGTCAGCACCAGGATTCCCCGCCGGATCGGTCACGATACGGAGATCGTGGTGACTCGAAAGAACGGCGAAACATTCCCGGCCAGTATCTCCTTTTCCGTGTCCGAGGCGGGCGGCGAGACCTACTTTACAGGCATCATTCGGGACCTCACCGAGATCAAGGCCCTTCAAGACCAGCTCATCCAGTCCGAACGTCTCGCGGCCCTGGGGCAGTTCGTGGCCGAAGTCAGTCATGAGATAAAGAATCCCTTGATGATGATCGGCGGATTTGCCCGGCAGCTCGCCAAGGAGATAGACGACGAAAAGGCCCTCTCCAAGTTAAACATCATCGTGACGGAGGTGGCCCGCCTGGAAAATCTTTTGAACGAATTCAGGGACCTTTATTCGCCGAAGCGCCTCGATATGGAGGACATCGACGTCAACGCCCTGGTTAAAGAGGTCTATGACTTTGTGCGGGACGACTGCAACATGAAGCATATTCAGGCGGAGTTTACCCCCGCCCCCGGAGACCTGACCGTGACCGGGGATCGGGCCAAGCTCGAGCAGGTGCTGCTCAACCTGACAAAAAACGCCATGGAGGCCATGGAAACGGGGGGACATCTTTGGCTCGAAACGCGTCGCAGGGAAAAAAGGGTGGAGATCGTTGTCGCCGATGACGGATGCGGCATTTCAGAAGCGCAACAGGCCAAAGTGTTCTCCCCCTTTTTTACCGGGAAAAAAAAGGGCTCCGGCCTGGGCCTGAGCGTATCCAAAAACATTGTAGCGCAGCACCCCCACAGCACCCTGACCTTTCAAAGCCGGAAAGGGAAGGGGACGGTGTTTACCTTGAGCATGCCCCTGAAGGGCGATGCATAA
- a CDS encoding DUF169 domain-containing protein, which produces MSTFAELASELEGLLRLKISPVGIKLFPKRSDIPMEFEVISATCAVCQIIGKARYHETGVATTRDAVTACGLGGAVLGFYDAAPDVADGTRNEGAWAKSVAASKKLAQDRMMIEKGRFEAFGAAPLKKMTVEPDIVQVWGTPVQMLQLVYAHIWDGGDNVQLSTNGHGASCYEALVVPYVTGKVRLAIADIGDRRFAYAADNEMIVGFPVADLERLTVNLRESYAGAYKYPYAYYMFPIWEGALERCKA; this is translated from the coding sequence ATGAGCACATTTGCTGAGTTGGCATCGGAGTTGGAAGGTTTGTTACGACTCAAGATTTCGCCGGTCGGCATCAAGTTATTTCCTAAGAGGAGCGATATCCCTATGGAATTTGAGGTCATAAGCGCAACTTGCGCTGTTTGCCAAATCATTGGAAAGGCAAGATACCATGAGACAGGTGTGGCCACCACCAGGGATGCCGTAACGGCTTGCGGTCTGGGGGGTGCTGTGCTGGGGTTTTATGATGCTGCTCCCGATGTTGCGGATGGAACCAGGAATGAGGGCGCCTGGGCAAAGAGCGTGGCAGCATCCAAAAAACTGGCTCAGGATAGAATGATGATCGAAAAAGGACGGTTCGAAGCATTCGGCGCTGCGCCGCTCAAAAAGATGACGGTTGAACCGGATATTGTGCAGGTTTGGGGGACCCCCGTTCAGATGCTCCAACTGGTTTACGCCCATATATGGGATGGGGGCGATAATGTGCAACTAAGCACTAATGGTCACGGCGCCAGCTGTTACGAGGCCCTGGTTGTCCCTTATGTTACCGGCAAGGTCAGGTTGGCTATTGCAGATATCGGCGATCGCAGGTTTGCATACGCGGCGGACAACGAGATGATCGTGGGATTCCCTGTTGCGGATCTTGAAAGGCTTACTGTAAATTTGCGGGAATCATACGCCGGCGCCTATAAATATCCGTATGCCTATTACATGTTCCCAATATGGGAAGGCGCCCTGGAGCGGTGTAAGGCATAA